In Clarias gariepinus isolate MV-2021 ecotype Netherlands chromosome 9, CGAR_prim_01v2, whole genome shotgun sequence, a single window of DNA contains:
- the pcsk5b gene encoding proprotein convertase subtilisin/kexin type 5b isoform X3, translating into MVALDGAVRRWGSLCLLALCFGFACPRARVYTNHWAVRIAGGSEAADQIASRYGYSNLGQIGDLKDYYHFFHSRTIKRSTLSSRGTHSFISMEPKVEWIEQQVVKRRVKRDYKPLYQALVKTSAPQADSIYFNDAKWSSMWYIHCNDNNQNCQSDMNIVGAWKRGYTGKDVVVTILDDGIERNHPDLVQNYDNQASYDVNGNDLDPMPRYDASNENKHGTRCAGEVAASANNSHCTVGIAYNAKIGGVRMLDGDVTDMVEARSLSLQPQHIDIYSASWGPDDDGKTVDGPAALARQAFENGIRQGRKGRGSIFVWASGNGGRSRDHCSCDGYTNSIYTISISSTAESGRKPWYLEECASTLTTTYSSGENYDRKIITTDLRQRCTDSHTGTSASAPMAAGIIALALEANPLLTWRDVQHIIVKTSRAGHLSAPDWKTNAAGYNVSHLYGFGLMDAEAMVKEAERWKQVPQQHICVENADRQIRTIRPEHVVRSVYKATGCTDNANHHVIYLEHVVVRITITHPRRGDLSINLTSPSGTKSQLLANRLFDHSMEGFKNWEFMTTHCWGEKAAGDWILEVYDSPSQVRSQKAPGKLKEWSLVLYGTSVHPYSSRSDKPRSVEDTPVEDEYGEEYAGTCDPECNENGCEGPGPHQCINCLHYFLKFKNNTRMCVPECPPGFFRDDKRRCKKCSPLCESCIGSRSDQCTSCRQGFYLKEGANACLYTCPEGFYQDPDAGMFRKCSENCKKCTSANVCTECKPGLSLQGTRCQLTCEAGTYYNGHKRICEHCHPACATCAGTGIEACTKCAEGYYLEEWRCVSSCNPGYYMAEKTADNGEVQKSCRKCDRTCYTCTGPGDRNCSACVNGYNLENGVCVVSTICKDGHYVDDSGKCSPCDSTCYKCNGPTSKHCLSCILTRFFDDGQCVIKCESGKYKKDEQCHRCHHTCHECTDEGPDKCTSCSRDNFEVERYLLGGECVESCPQSHYYSEKSTCEPCAPNCSSCTSATHCIQCMSSFYFKDGVCIKLDCEGGEVDDITHKDCATCEEGCQKCLSANPKNCLSCLKGYYKLRTSCHKICPEKTYGDDTYMVCSPCEDNCVNCDEAQCYLCEDGFLLSDGMCVEKCKEGFFKDSMNECEPCHHECRSCGGPFYDDCDSCEDEMRLVGGQCVSPRKAVHCDPLHFFNGEGECEQCHSTCKLCWGRKADECNTCIDGMFLEASTRKCASSCPVGAFGNKTSGHCEDCSPQCVLCHDAQHCLKCKQHFYLQNGLCVAKCKKGYTEGGNCHSCAERCDSCEKEADYCLSCEPQYLLHRHTCVDHCPEGYYIKDNVCEQCPDGCTQCDIKGKCSDCEKYYFLYDGMCLDDCPKAYFPKLEEKKCERCHKNCETCDGPNEDDCISCQYASYVRYNGACLSTCPTGTYQDKNECRDCDRSCLTCSGPHPSSCLSCRPNTRKNVNGHCEFYSNCSANTFEDKDGQCTPCHASCLRCSGASEHLCLSCRSDYYLHRHMCVTTCPDGYYGDTNEHECIKCHVTCAVCRGHHSNDCLRCKVGLFRLGNTCLPKCPSRFYGDDTSGTCEPCDPSCEECSGSGKKHCLGCSEGYFLLKHEGICVHVCPSDHFTDTSNKVCQRCDPTCKTCKKSGVFHCKSCYEGFRMFAGMCSSLCLAGEYAISTSPELKCIPCDPSCLECKGAGPFNCTSCHAVHRLSEDGRCLACCGKESRVDSSPLSWECCQCNDASFDECVLGLNFNFRSKEEVPAGNSGLVTVTTILLLISVGVVAFLFMHYRPKLPSLRSVKSNGYAKLDKEPAFTTATLRDSIQSEYTDNDEDDEEEEEIVYMGQDGVVYHKFKYGLLDQEEEEMEMEYDYSIYAIK; encoded by the exons CACTGTAACGACAACAATCAGAACTGTCAGTCGGACATGAACATCGTCGGCGCCTGGAAAAGGGGATATACAGGAAAAGACGTAGTCGTCACGATTTTAGACGATGGCATCGAGCGAAACCACCCGGATCTCGTACAGAACTAT GATAACCAGGCCAGTTATGATGTAAATGGAAATGACTTGGACCCCATGCCCAGATACGATGCCAGCAATGAGAACAA GCACGGGACGCGGTGCGCTGGAGAAGTGGCAGCCTCTGCCAACAACTCTCACTGCACTGTGGGCATTGCCTACAACGCCAAGATTGGGG GTGTGCGCATGTTGGATGGAGACGTGACGGACATGGTGGAGGCGAGGTCGCTAAGTTTGCAGCCGCAGCACATTGATATATACAGTGCCAGCTGGGGGCCGGATGATGATGGCAAAACCGTAGATGGACCTGCGGCACTTGCCAGACAGGCTTTTGAGAACGGCATTCGACAG GGCAGAAAGGGCCGCGGATCCATTTTCGTGTGGGCATCAGGTAATGGTGGGCGGAGTCGAGACCACTGCTCGTGTGATGGCTACACCAACAGCATCTACACCATCTCCATTAGCAGCACAGCAGAAAGTGGACGCAAGCCCTGGTACTTGGAAGAATGTGCCTCGACTCTCACCACCACATACAGCAGCGGTGAAAACTACGACCGCAAGATT ATCACTACAGATCTAAGGCAGCGCTGCACAGACAGTCACACTGGAACATCAGCATCAGCCCCAATGGCTGCTGGGATCATTGCCCTTGCCCTGGAGGCAAA CCCTCTCTTGACGTGGAGGGATGTACAGCACATCATTGTGAAAACATCACGAGCTGGCCATCTCAGTGCTCCTGACTGGAAAACCAATGCAGCAGGCTACAATG TAAGTCACCTATATGGTTTTGGGCTCATGGATGCGGAGGCCATGGTCAAAGAAGCTGAGAGATGGAAACAAGTTCCCCAACAGCATATATGTGTGGAAAACGCAGATAGGCAAATAAG GACAATTCGCCCAGAGCATGTTGTTCGCTCTGTTTACAAGGCAACGGGCTGCACAGATAATGCGAATCACCACGTCATTTATTTGGAACACGTGGTTGTACGCATCACCATAACCCACCCACGACGAGGAGACTTGTCGATTAATTTGACTTCACCATCAGGGACAAAGTCGCAGCTCCTTGCCAACAG ACTGTTTGACCACTCCATGGAGGGCTTTAAGAACTGGGAGTTCATGACCACTCACTGCTGGGGAGAGAAAGCCGCTGGAGATTGGATTCTCGAGGTCTATGACTCGCCCTCACAAGTCCGGAGTCAGAAAGCTCCAG GCAAACTGAAGGAGTGGTCGTTGGTGCTTTATGGTACCTCAGTGCACCCTTATTCCTCCCGTAGTGACAAGCCTCGCTCTGTGGAGGATACTCCAGTTGAGGACGAGTATGGCGAGGAGTATGCGG GCACCTGTGACCCGGAGTGCAACGAAAACGGCTGCGAGGGCCCCGGGCCCCATCAGTGCATCAACTGTCTGCACTACTTCCTCAAGTTTAAAAACAACACCAG GATGTGTGTGCCTGAGTGTCCCCCTGGCTTTTTCCGGGACGATAAGAGGCGCTGTAAGAAATGTTCCCCTCTATGCGAATCCTGCATTGGTAGCCGCAGTGATCAATGTACCTCCTGCCGTCAAGGGTTTTACCTCAAAGAGGGAGCCAATGCATGCCTCTATACTTGCCCCGAGGGCTTCTATCAGGATCCTG ATGCTGGTATGTTCCGTAAATGCAGCGAGAACTGCAAGAAATGTACTTCAGCAAATGTTTGCACAGAATGTAAGCCAGGGCTCAG tCTACAAGGCACTAGGTGTCAGCTGACCTGTGAGGCTGGCACATACTACAACGGGCACAAACGGATATGCGAGCATTGCCATCCTGCTTGTGCTACATGTGCAG GTACTGGCATTGAGGCATGCACTAAATGTGCAGAGGGATACTATCTCGAAGAGTGGCGTTGTGTTTCCAGTTGTAACCCAGGATACTACATGGCAGAGAAAACTGCAGACAATGGAGAGGTCCAGAAGTCTTGCCGCAA GTGTGATCGTACATGTTACACATGCACAGGTCCAGGAGATAGAAACTGCAGTGCCTGCGTGAACGGATATAACCTcgaaaatggtgtgtgtgtcgtcagcaCTATCTGCAAAGATG GTCATTATGTGGATGATTCTGGGAAATGTTCTCCATGTGACAGTACTTGCTATAAGTGTAACGGACCAACAAGCAAGCACTGCCTGAGCTGCATATTGACTAG GTTCTTTGATGATGGACAATGTGTTATAAAGTGTGAGTCTGGAAAGTACAAAAAGGATGAGCAATGTCATCGCTGCCATCATACATGTCATGAGTGTACTGATGAGGGTCCTGACAAATGCACCAGCTGCAGCAGAG ATAACTTTGAGGTGGAACGCTACCTGCTCGGTGGTGAGTGTGTGGAAAGCTGTCCACAGTCACACTACTACTCGGAGAAAAGCACGTGTGAGCCCTGCGCTCCAAACTGCAGCAGCTGCACGAGCGCGACGCACTGTATTCAATGCATGTCTTCATTCTACTTCAAGGACGGTGTGTGCATCAAGCTGGACTGCGAAGGCG GTGAGGTGGATGATATAACTCACAAAGATTGTGCTACTTGTGAAGAAGGCTGTCAAAAGTGCCTCAGTG CAAACCCAAAAAACTGTTTGTCCTGTCTAAAAGGATATTACAA ATTGAGGACAAGTTGCCATAAGATATGCCCTGAGAAAACATATGGCGATGACACCTATATGGTGTGCAGTCCATGTGAAGATAATTGTGTCAACTGTGATGAGGCCCAGTGTTACCTCTGTGAAGATGGCTTCTTACTCTCAG ATGGCATGTGTGTGGAGAAATGTAAAGAGGGTTTTTTTAAAGACTCGATGAATGAGTGCGAGCCATGCCACCACGAATGCCGCTCATGTGGCGGGCCATTCTATGACGACTGCGACTCTTGTGAAGATGAAATGCGTTTGGTTGGGGGCCAGTGTGTCAGCCCAAGGAAAGCAGTCCATTGTGACCCGTTACACTTTTTTAACG GAGAGGGAGAATGTGAGCAGTGTCATTCTACCTGTAAGCTGTGTTGGGGCCGGAAGGCGGACGAATGTAATACCTGCATTGATG GTATGTTTCTAGAAGCAAGCACCCGAAAATGTGCATCATCCTGCCCTGTGGGTGCTTTTGGGAACAAGACAAGTGGGCACTGCGAGGACTGCTCACCACAATGTGTCCTGTGCCATGATGCCCAACACTGCCTCAAGTGCAAACAACACTTCTACCTACAGAATGGCCTATGTGTTGCCAAGTGTAAAAA GGGTTACACTGAAGGTGGCAATTGTCATAGCTGTGCTGAACGATGTGACTCATGTGAAAAAGAAGCTGATTACTGTCTAAGCTGTGAGCCACAGTACCTGCTGCATAGACACACCTGTGTGGATCATTGCCCTGAGGGCTACTACATCAAAGACAATGTGTGTGAGCAGTGTCCTGACGGCTGCACCCAGTGTGACATAAAAGGCAAATGCAGTG ACTGCGAAAAGTACTATTTTCTGTATGATGGCATGTGTTTGGATGACTGTCCTAAAGCCTACTTTCCAAAGCTTGAAGAAAAGAAATGTGAACGTTGTCATAAAAATTGCGAAACCTGTGATGGGCCTAATGAAGACGACTGCATATCGTGCCAGTATGCTTCATATGTCCGCTACAATGGAGCATGTCTGTCCACCTGTCCGACAGGCACATACCAGGATAAGAATGAATGTCGGG aCTGTGACAGGTCCTGCCTGACCTGCTCTGGCCCTCACCCATCCTCATGCCTCAGCTGCAGGCCCAACACGAGGAAAAATGTTAACGGCCATTGTGAGTTCTATAGTAACTGCTCCGCAAACACATTCGAGGATAAAGATGGGCAGTGCACACCGTGCCACGCAAGCTGTCTCCGCTGCTCGGGCGCGAGTGAACATCTGTGCCTCAGCTGCCGCTCTGACTATTACCTGCACA GACACATGTGTGTTACCACGTGCCCGGATGGTTACTACGGTGATACGAACGAGCATGAGTGTATTAAGTGTCATGTGACGTGTGCAGTGTGCCGTGGGCATCATAGTAACGACTGCCTCAGATGCAAAGTAGGTCTCTTCAGGTTGGGAAATACCTGTCTGCCAAAGTGCCCTTCCAG GTTTTATGGCGATGATACCAGTGGTACATGTGAACCATGTGACCCGTCGTGTGAGGAGTGTTCAGGCAGTGGTAAGAAACACTGCCTAGGCTGTAGCGAGGGTTACTTCCTGTTAAAGCATGAAGGGatttgtgtgcacgtgtgtccATCCGACCACTTCACTGACACTTCGAATAAAGTGTGCCAACGATGTGACCCAACCTGCAAAACCTGTAAAA AATCGGGCGTTTTTCATTGCAAGTCCTGCTATGAGGGCTTCCGAATGTTCGCAGGAATGTGCTCATCATTGTGTCTGGCTGGAGAGTACGCTATATCCACG AGCCCAGAGCTTAAGTGCATACCATGTGACCCATCATGTCTAGAGTGTAAAGGGGCGGGGCCGTTTAACTGCACCTCCTGCCATGCTGTACATCGTCTCTCAGAGGATGGAAGGTGTTTAGCTTGCTGTGGAAAAGAAAGTCGTGTGGACTCGTCTCCTCTGTCCTGGGAGTGCTGCCAGTGCAATGACG CTTCCTTCGACGAATGCGTGCTCGGATTAAACTTTAACTTCCGCAGCAAAGAAGAAGTGCCTGCAGGCAACTCTGGCCTCGTTACTGTAACTACAATATTACTGCTGATAAGCGTTGGGGTGGTGGCTTTCCTCTTCATGCACTATCGGCCCAAACTTCCATCTTTGCGTTCGGTGAAATCGAATGGCTACGCCAAACTGGACAAAGAGCCTGCTTTTACCACGGCCACCCTCCGCGACAGCATTCAGAGTGAATACACTGATAATGATGAAGatgacgaggaggaggaggagattgTGTACATGGGTCAGGATGGTGTGGTGTATCATAAATTTAAGTACGGCCTTTTAGATCAGGAAGAAGAGGAAATGGAGATGGAGTATGATTACTCGATCTATGCTATAAAATGA